Genomic DNA from Corylus avellana chromosome ca4, CavTom2PMs-1.0:
attgatgACTCAACATTAATAGTAAACATTTATTTAACTCCAATATCTGTTCCTGTTTGGGTGCATTCACAttcttcatttgtttggttACCTAATGGAATAATTTCTTATACGGGTATAAATTTGGTTTCACATTAGTGTTTTAGATCTAAATTTGGCACTAACATGAGAAACCAATTGTCATGAACATAACGAACAATGACAAATCAATGCTTCTTACAACTCTGACACAAAAACCTTGGAAGATCATTTCCGATTCTCAGCCCTGAAATGACAAAACTAACTGATAATTTAAAAGCTCTGGTTAATGGCTTTTCTCTTGCAGTttatcttcaattccttacCTACTCAATAAGGACCATTCAGATTCCTTACAACCCTCTTGAGGATAAGTAATTTTTGTAAACGAACTGACCAATTTGCttggttaaaaacaaaaaatgacttCATTCAATTCACAATTCACCCTGTAAaacgaaggaaaaaaaaaaaaactcttaaagaGAGCGTAAAGCAAGAGCCACCTAAAACTAATAAGCCTCTTCAAGTAAATAAGGCTAACAAGAACTAAACACGTTTATATACAAGAGTCTCAAACATTTGGCAGAAGAGGATAAGGCACTCTAAATTTCTAATCCTGCATTCCATCCCTGCCTCAATTTCTTCCAACCAATCCAGAACTCCAAAATGGAAGTTTCTATTAGATCAAGAATTCTGCCTGATCACATATTAAATTGACAGATGCTACGAAACAGAGACAAACCCACAACTTGTAAAGAACAATTATGCCTAATATCAGCAAAAggaaaaactagaaaacaaaGAGGATGTTCCCAAGGGACCAAGAGAACTTAACACATCACTCTATGATCTTTAATATCAAGCAGCATATTTATCACCTTCAATCGTTACCACAAACCCTTTCTGATATCACACTATCTACCAGAATACACAGAACTTATAATAACACTAACCATGCACTTCCATATACTACTGATGTTCCAGGCGACAACTCTGGTCTTCAAACAAcgcattttatttgaaaagcaTGGCTTTTAGaaaagagtaattctaaatgtCATCCCATGTCTCCTTTATGTCCCCCAAAactgatgtggctattaaaatcaccattggatcaaaatcaaataatgacccaatggtgattttagaagCAACATCAGTTTTGAGAGGATACAAGGAAATAGGGGTGCCCCTGACTACTTGCATTGCATTACTCCTCAGACATTTCCTAGAGACCTACAATCTCTCAACCTAAGCCCAAACAAGCGAAGGCTGTTTATAACATTGCCAATAAAACAACATACCAGTAAAAAACATGGCCCTTGAAATCAGAGtgccaaaataatagtttttacaaaataataagtcAAAACTATAACATACCAATAGAACAATATATTATCCTTTAACTCAAAACTGAGGATCATGAGTTAAGTAAAAAACGCGGTAACCAGTCAAATCACATTCTATAACTCTTATTGCCAAAGAGAAACAGAGCAAACAAACCATAAATTCTCCTTGAAAATACCCAAACTACCTACGAGAAATAAAACCACAAACGTCCTTTCCATCATTGGCAACCAAAGGCACATACAGAACACAAAAACAATTGGAAAACCATCAAAATAGAAAACATATCAACATCATAGCCAACAGCAAATATGTACATCCTACAATAActaaattcaaatataaaaactaCACTGAGACACTTAAACCCATAAAGCAATAGCCGAATCCAAACATGTTTCATAACACAAAACTCAGGCAGCTGTAAGTAAACTAGTactaaggaaaaagaaaaaaaaaagaaaagaaaataactacaAGGATACGGTTAAGCTGAGAAACCCGAAAAACGCTGTATTTAAGCAAAGCATTGCATATATTTATCAATCTAAAACCTCCAAGTTCCATTTAACGAAAGCATACTATTACCCAAAACTCAAAGCTCACGACTTTTTGaatgaaacaaagaaaaatagaaaaaccaaTTAACATCCAAGTCTTCAAATACCAAAACAATATCCTCAAAACATCTGAAAAAACgaactttttttccttctgaTTCTGGGTCTTCGATTGCTCTCTCTCAACGATAAGACTTCTGGAACCTAGCCCTGGCACCACGACCACCAAACTTCTTGGGCTCGCAGCGCCGAGGATCGGCGACGAGCAAGGTCCGGTCGTACCTGACGAGAATATCCTTAATCTCCTTCTTGCTCTGCTCGTCCACGTACTTCTGGTAGAACGCAACGAGGGCCTTCGCGATGCTCTGTCGGATGGCATATATCTGAGACGTGTGGCCACCGCCCTTGACGCGGATCCGCATGTCGACGCCGGCGAAACGGTGGCGTCCGAGCAGGAGGATTGGCTCGTAGGCCTTGAAGCGAAGGATCTCCGGCTCCACCAGCTCGATGGGGCAGCCATTGATCTTGATCAGCCCGTGCCCGCGCTTGCAGTGGGTCACCGCCACAGCCGTCTTCTTGCGCCCGAAGCACTGCACCGACTCAACCGCAGGGGTCGCCATTTTTGctcgagagagagagggagagagacttCTGCGCGAGTGAAACCCTAATTTGCTTACCCTGAGATATGTAGGCGAAAAGTGAGGTATTTATACGGGGGTGTTTGTGTGTGTTAGGGTTTTGGAAAGGGGATGTAAATGCCCTTGGTTTGAGTGTCTTATTACGAGCTTCTCCTCAGGATGAAACTCTCCGTTTTGAGCGTTGGTAAATTAACTTCACAGTTCAAACGGTTATAAATACCAAGTCGATCTCAGCCGTTCACATTTGTTAGAGGTGGGTAATTCTTTAATGCGTGAAAGATATACCTCAGATCCCTTAGAGTttgtcaactttatttttttctttttagggtttcatttttatcacaggacccccctgaggttttgataaaggactaagttagtcaatccgttagttgaccgttaggactgacacgtggaccaatcagatgttaaCACGTGGcacttatttaatttaatttattttttaaaaaaataaaaaataaaaaaaaaaagaaaaaaattgggggtgccCCCATGGCCATTTGAGGGTGGCTcgatctggccggatgggggtggtcgaaccaccccctgagcaccaaggggtggctcggccacNNNNNNNNNNNNNNNNNNNNNNNNNNNNNNNNNNNNNNNNNNNNNNNNNNNNNNNNNNNNNNNNNNNNNNNNNNNNNNNNNNNNNNNNNNNNNNNNNNNNNNNNNNNggggtggctcggccacccccatccgaccagatggtggtggccaggccacccccaaatggccaagggggtattttttttgttttttgttttttttttttttttgtttttcagaaaatacttttttttaattaaaaaaataataataagtaggTGCCGCAtgtcaacatgtgattggtccacgtggctttctgttaagtcaattaacggtcaactgacggaggactatcttggtctattatcaaaaccacagggacctcctgtgataaaaatgaaaccccagggaaaaaaaaaataaagttaggaaaccccaggggggtatggagtatttaacccatacTTTAATCTTAAGGAAGGCTATACATCACCCATCATTATTCCTGCATTTTTCAAAGTCAATGTGTCGTGGTCCCTCGTAGTTGTTGGTGCATTAGAGCATTCTTATAGCATTCCCAATAGAGGAATCATAtctttatgtaaaatgactcttcataactcacttttatttagtttaggtaagccatttttaaatgtctctgcattcgattagctatatttctatctattctattaaaatattattaaaagtgagaaaagttttgggaaaaagagaacatgtgagaggaaaaatgaaaaaaaaaattaggaaaaagagaatatgcatagaaaaagtaggaaaatatttgagaaaaagagaaaacaagtgagagaaacaatgaaaaataaaatagctctcttgaaaagtgttgctacatttagcttttttttttaactctttcaatcaaatatttattttacatttttttttgctgatccaatgtagggttttttttaaacatttgaagagctattttagataaaagtaacatttggctcttccattgggaatgctcttaatggaagagtcatatttttatgtaaaatggtttttcaaaattcatttttatctagtttagccaAGTCATTTTTTAATGTCTCTACATCCAattaagggcccgtttgggagtacgatttcaataagtgtgattttaaaaattgcgtttttaaaaattgtgtttttaaaattgctactttttaaaatcacacaagcgtttggtaaaacatactaaaaagtacttttttttatcaattgagtgtttggataacattagcatataattgcggtttcatggccaaattaccaataaggatgagcAAGAcagagaagatgaagaagaaaaaaaagagaaaagaagggttttaatatattttaggtgggtattcttggtatttttttcattcccgttctaaaaaatgtaactattgcgccaaatatctttttaatagaaatcgtgattttgttttaaattcgtacttttttcaaataagcactctctaatcagcttatggaaatagcagatttttttgcgattttaaaatttgcgtttttaaaatcacaatctcaaacaccctaaagttgcgatttggtttaaaatcgcagattattttttaaaaaacgcacccTAACTATATTtatatctattctattaaaatattattaaaagttttgggaaaaagagaacatgtgagaggaaaaatgggaaaagttttggaaaaaaaaaaacatgcagagaaaaagtaagaaaatatttgggaaaaagagaaaatatgtgagagaaacaatgaaaaataaaatagttctcttgaaaagtgctgctacattttggctttctttttagttcttccaatcaaatatctattttacattttcttttggctaatccaatgtagtgggttttttatacatttgaagagtcattttagataaacgTATCATTTAGCTAtttcattgggaatgctcttatgttaagtacttttttagtattttggtttgcactttttttattttttattttccataagttttaaaacagtaaaaaatggtatttgacctataaaaaaagacaaaatcgaTACATCGTTAAGTTTCCGttagaaaaaattaatgatatgccacgtgtcactcccaaaatatgccacgtgtcacaaaaaattaaaaataataaataacaataaataataatttttttaaaaaaaaactaaacctaaaaaaaataaaaattaaaaattggaaattctatggggtggccaaaaccaccctcaAAGCCCTTGGGGACAGTGGCGGAGTCACgcacggcacccccaaagattttttttaaaaaaaaaaaaaaaaacttttttcctACCCACAACAccctcaaaaataaaaaataaaaaaataaaaaaatctttttgaatgCTATTCATTCAGTTTCTATTGCAATAAAAACTTGTCCAAAAGTTGAGAGATGATGGTTGAGATAATTTGCTTAAGAATAGTCTCTTTCTCCAAAAAATCTGAAATTGACATTTCGGATTTGAGTATTCGTTATATTGAAGGTCAAGGTCGTaatcaaaaaaatcacattacagtggagcatcattatcattttgacatattcaataatactatcgattttcaattgcaagagcttgaCAGTATGTTTGGTGAAAAGGCGATGGAACTTTTGAAACTTAACTCAGCTTTGGATCCAAAAGATGCTTataaatcttttaaaattgacGATATATGTATCATTGCGGAGAAGTATTAtcttcttgatttttctgagcaggagaaaattaatttgagatatcaatttgggtattttgaatttgatgtgCTCACTGATccgacattacaaaatttgtcttccattgcaaaattatgccaaggattggcaaagacagaaaaatcaaagacataCTATTTTATTGATAGAATAATTCGTCTTGTTTTGACTATTTCAGTGTCTACAGTAACTACCAAAAGAGCATTTTcaacaatgaaaattgttaaaacacgacATCGTAGCAAAATAGAGGATAATTTTCTTGTaaatagtttagttctctatattgaaaggaaaattcTGATAGTTTCGATTTAGATTTGATACTTGataattttgtacttctaagagactGTAAAGTACAAttctagactttttttttttttttatgtctttttgatatagtgtcgacatgttatatttctaatatatcaatttgagtacatatttatgaacttttatagatatcttttttgtgatgcatatattgtgtgaattacttaattttttatttaaaattatgtttatcaTATCTTTAGTTCAACGGCCC
This window encodes:
- the LOC132178724 gene encoding small ribosomal subunit protein uS9, whose product is MATPAVESVQCFGRKKTAVAVTHCKRGHGLIKINGCPIELVEPEILRFKAYEPILLLGRHRFAGVDMRIRVKGGGHTSQIYAIRQSIAKALVAFYQKYVDEQSKKEIKDILVRYDRTLLVADPRRCEPKKFGGRGARARFQKSYR